A section of the Pseudovibrio sp. M1P-2-3 genome encodes:
- a CDS encoding methyl-accepting chemotaxis protein, with product MTNNNNPKTGGTFYRLSFRLPALFLVFSVISSLLVGIEAFLMGKEFFIEEKRQGLLLLGQLRQGQIETQQTARIEEIMRFAESNTVERTATELKSIYANSKEERDTILSHFQNPQLSREERINLSGEVQMNDALYSWQHSDLHSDYLNVFRGGGYADLFVITTTGEVIYSVTKGPEFFSNIKDQNFSSTDFANVFNQTSKQQPGEVSVSLIKNYGPADDAPSYFIGTPIYAEKHGEDVLEGVLMARMESVQLNNILFDRSGLGASGQAYLLNPDGLLLSQKPLFPDIPVLTIGLEEAQLTQLLVMRNADPEADEYFMEVGGFLMVAIPLMVNGKEAFLVVEMKSSEALAAVDSLIKNMALIALGIVVVLFFLGNWTARKISRPLNALAQAIVEVQNKNFDVEVVAAQRKDEIGEIGRAVESFREDLRKGDELHQREEVEQLKQAERTQRVEILNSEFDASVRQILATVTDAGNTLHTTAASMASISDQTSMEVQTVSSASEQSLTNLQTVAGAAEELTITVQEIDSEVQRSAQTSQEAVDRATTAEASVNGLTAAAQRIGEVVSIISDIAEQTNLLALNATIEAARAGDAGKGFAVVASEVKGLANQTGKATEEIGVQIQSVQAETQKAVEAINEIAGVIGSIRDVSTGIAGAIQEQVATTNEISSNIQQVTQGSSEVVEATSRVSAIAQNAGEEAGQVLSASTQLTEQSEALRVLVEKYLENIRAA from the coding sequence ATGACAAATAATAATAATCCGAAAACGGGTGGCACTTTTTATAGGCTCTCATTCCGTCTTCCAGCCTTGTTTCTTGTGTTCTCAGTTATCTCCAGTCTTTTGGTGGGAATTGAAGCATTCTTAATGGGAAAGGAGTTTTTCATTGAGGAAAAAAGACAGGGACTTCTACTGCTTGGGCAACTTCGCCAAGGACAGATTGAGACACAACAAACTGCGCGAATAGAAGAGATTATGCGGTTTGCTGAATCGAACACAGTTGAGCGAACAGCAACAGAACTGAAGTCGATCTACGCCAATTCGAAGGAAGAACGAGACACAATTCTCTCCCACTTTCAAAACCCCCAACTGTCACGGGAAGAGCGAATTAATCTTAGTGGCGAAGTTCAAATGAATGATGCCTTGTATTCGTGGCAGCATTCTGACCTACATAGCGATTACCTAAACGTATTTCGAGGTGGTGGCTATGCGGATTTGTTTGTCATAACAACCACTGGCGAAGTTATTTATTCGGTTACAAAAGGACCGGAGTTCTTCTCAAATATCAAAGACCAAAACTTCTCTTCGACCGACTTTGCAAATGTATTTAATCAAACCAGTAAACAACAACCCGGTGAAGTCTCTGTGTCTTTGATTAAAAACTACGGTCCAGCAGATGACGCACCTTCATACTTCATTGGGACCCCGATCTATGCAGAAAAGCATGGAGAAGATGTCTTGGAAGGGGTGCTGATGGCGCGTATGGAGAGCGTCCAGCTTAATAATATCCTGTTTGACCGATCAGGACTTGGCGCTAGCGGACAGGCTTATTTGCTTAACCCAGATGGACTACTGCTATCTCAAAAGCCACTTTTTCCTGACATCCCTGTACTCACTATTGGTCTGGAGGAAGCCCAGCTTACACAACTGTTGGTAATGAGGAATGCTGATCCTGAAGCGGATGAGTACTTCATGGAAGTTGGTGGCTTTTTGATGGTTGCTATACCTTTAATGGTAAATGGTAAGGAAGCATTTCTTGTTGTAGAGATGAAGAGCTCTGAAGCTCTTGCCGCTGTTGATAGCCTGATAAAGAACATGGCGCTCATTGCTTTGGGTATTGTTGTTGTTCTGTTCTTCTTGGGTAACTGGACGGCCAGAAAAATCAGTCGGCCTCTCAATGCTTTGGCACAAGCGATTGTGGAGGTACAAAATAAAAACTTTGATGTTGAGGTTGTTGCAGCACAGCGCAAAGATGAAATCGGCGAAATTGGGCGTGCAGTTGAAAGTTTCCGTGAAGACCTTCGCAAAGGTGACGAACTTCACCAAAGAGAAGAGGTGGAACAACTTAAGCAGGCTGAACGTACACAACGAGTTGAAATATTAAACTCAGAGTTTGATGCGAGCGTTCGCCAAATTTTAGCAACTGTTACAGATGCTGGTAATACCTTGCATACAACAGCTGCAAGTATGGCAAGCATTTCGGATCAAACCAGTATGGAAGTGCAGACTGTAAGTAGTGCTTCCGAGCAATCTCTTACCAACTTGCAAACGGTTGCAGGTGCTGCGGAAGAGCTGACGATCACTGTGCAGGAGATCGATAGCGAAGTGCAGCGCTCAGCTCAAACTTCGCAGGAAGCTGTCGACCGAGCAACAACTGCGGAAGCTTCTGTAAATGGCTTAACCGCTGCTGCGCAGCGCATTGGAGAAGTTGTTTCCATTATTAGCGATATTGCCGAGCAAACAAATCTTCTGGCGCTGAATGCAACTATTGAAGCGGCAAGAGCAGGGGATGCAGGAAAAGGATTTGCTGTTGTTGCTTCCGAAGTGAAGGGGCTGGCCAACCAGACTGGTAAAGCAACAGAAGAAATTGGAGTGCAAATCCAAAGCGTTCAGGCAGAGACACAAAAAGCAGTTGAGGCGATTAATGAAATTGCAGGTGTTATTGGGTCCATACGGGATGTGTCCACCGGTATTGCTGGAGCGATTCAAGAGCAAGTGGCAACCACAAATGAAATATCCAGTAACATCCAGCAGGTGACACAAGGCTCCTCAGAAGTGGTTGAAGCAACAAGTCGTGTTAGTGCAATTGCTCAAAATGCAGGAGAAGAGGCGGGGCAGGTCCTTTCAGCTTCCACCCAGTTGACTGAGCAGTCAGAAGCATTACGTGTTCTAGTAGAAAAATATTTGGAGAATATTCGTGCTGCATAG
- a CDS encoding 2'-deoxycytidine 5'-triphosphate deaminase, which produces MGGILPARAIKGMFADGAIKADKAPDADQIQPASLDLRLGSKAWRVRASFLPGPDASVQEKMEGLVLHEIDLSQGAVLETGCVYIVQLQELLNLPESLSATTNPKSSTGRIDVFTRVITDGGREFDRVQEGYQGALYAEISPRTFPVLVRSGSRLSQIRFRNGDALISDSDLHQIHKDHTLMSGGNEVIGGGVQLSIDLKGEGKGSLIGYRAKRHTGVIDVDVQSAHDPLDFWEPIYNRGDASIILDPNEFYILVSQEAVHIPPMYAAEMVPFDPLVGEFRVHYAGFFDPGFGHSTVGGSGSRAVLEVRSHEVPFLVGHGQTVGRLVYENMAEKPATLYGERIGSNYQGQALKLSKHFKTPQG; this is translated from the coding sequence ATGGGCGGAATTCTTCCAGCTAGAGCCATCAAAGGCATGTTCGCAGATGGAGCAATCAAAGCAGACAAAGCTCCTGATGCCGATCAAATCCAACCGGCTAGCTTGGACCTGCGCCTTGGTTCAAAAGCCTGGCGCGTTCGAGCCAGTTTTTTACCTGGCCCTGACGCAAGCGTTCAAGAAAAAATGGAAGGCCTTGTTCTCCACGAAATTGACCTCTCCCAAGGGGCTGTTCTGGAAACAGGCTGCGTTTACATTGTCCAGTTGCAAGAATTACTTAACTTGCCCGAAAGTCTATCTGCAACGACCAACCCAAAGAGTTCCACGGGGCGTATTGATGTCTTCACCCGCGTGATTACAGATGGTGGCCGTGAATTTGACCGCGTACAGGAGGGTTATCAAGGTGCGCTATATGCGGAAATTTCACCGCGCACGTTCCCTGTTCTCGTCCGTAGTGGTTCACGCCTATCGCAAATTCGTTTTCGCAATGGGGACGCTCTGATTTCCGACAGTGATTTACACCAGATCCATAAAGACCATACCTTGATGTCTGGCGGAAATGAAGTAATTGGCGGTGGAGTACAGCTTTCCATAGATCTCAAAGGAGAAGGCAAAGGCAGCCTTATAGGTTATCGCGCAAAACGCCATACTGGCGTCATTGATGTAGACGTTCAATCGGCACACGACCCTCTCGACTTCTGGGAGCCGATTTATAACCGTGGGGATGCTTCCATAATTTTGGACCCCAATGAATTCTATATTCTGGTTTCGCAGGAGGCGGTTCACATTCCACCCATGTATGCGGCAGAAATGGTTCCTTTTGATCCATTGGTTGGTGAATTCCGTGTCCACTATGCAGGCTTCTTTGATCCAGGATTTGGGCACTCAACAGTTGGTGGCTCAGGTTCCAGAGCTGTTCTTGAAGTACGCTCCCATGAAGTTCCTTTCCTCGTTGGGCATGGGCAAACTGTGGGGCGCCTCGTTTATGAAAATATGGCCGAAAAGCCGGCCACACTATATGGCGAAAGAATCGGTTCGAATTACCAAGGGCAGGCACTAAAGCTCTCCAAACATTTCAAAACACCACAAGGTTAA
- the ggt gene encoding gamma-glutamyltransferase gives MTRNFHFAGRSPVYAKNAMAASSHPFATYAALEILKEGGNAADAAIAAASVLSVVEPHMTGIGGDCFALIAKPDGTLHGINASGRAAQNASSEKLRMRGYTEITADSVEAITVPGALRGWEKLSNDHGSMEFGRLLQRAIGYARDGFPVSSRTAWDWKRHHDLLLRNKVTRETYLIDERPPKSGEVMAFPALANTLDTLAIKGVDAFYHGRIAEEIEELIQSAGGEITANDLAQMQATDVLPITTEYKGLTVAELPPNGQGIIALVMLELMKRFDMSDLDPLGGERFHLEMEIAKLAYSSRDYFFADPDHMAFDAKKLLETEYIDKLAERINRRSVLPRLSHQFLSPSSDTAYLSVVDKNGMAVSLINSLYQGFGSGFITPHSGVLLHCRGACFSLEKGHPNELSGGKRPLHTIIPAMALQNGVPALCFGVMGGGYQPCGHAHVLANLLEYGMDIQESIDLPRMFIDEKTLALQAEEGIPLKTIEYLEGLGHTVNRVQVPLGGGQGILINQDTCVLTGGSDPRKDGFALGY, from the coding sequence TTGACTAGAAATTTCCATTTTGCTGGCCGTTCACCCGTTTATGCCAAGAATGCCATGGCTGCATCCTCTCATCCTTTTGCGACATATGCTGCACTAGAGATTTTGAAGGAAGGGGGAAATGCGGCAGATGCAGCAATTGCAGCTGCCTCTGTACTGAGTGTGGTAGAGCCGCATATGACCGGTATTGGCGGAGACTGCTTTGCGCTTATTGCTAAACCAGATGGCACCTTACATGGTATAAATGCCTCAGGTCGCGCGGCACAAAATGCAAGTTCCGAAAAGTTGCGTATGCGAGGCTACACCGAAATAACTGCCGATTCTGTTGAGGCTATTACGGTGCCAGGTGCTCTTCGTGGTTGGGAGAAACTGTCCAATGACCATGGCAGCATGGAGTTTGGGCGCCTTTTGCAACGTGCGATTGGGTATGCCCGAGATGGGTTTCCAGTTTCCTCAAGAACTGCTTGGGATTGGAAACGTCACCATGACCTACTGCTACGTAATAAAGTAACGCGAGAAACCTACTTAATTGATGAAAGGCCACCCAAGTCTGGAGAGGTGATGGCATTTCCAGCTCTCGCCAATACTTTGGACACCCTTGCTATCAAAGGCGTAGACGCTTTTTATCATGGAAGAATAGCCGAGGAAATTGAAGAGCTTATCCAATCCGCAGGTGGAGAGATAACTGCAAATGATCTCGCCCAGATGCAAGCTACAGATGTGCTGCCGATTACAACGGAGTATAAAGGCTTAACAGTGGCTGAATTGCCACCCAATGGGCAGGGCATCATCGCACTTGTTATGCTGGAGCTCATGAAACGCTTTGATATGTCTGACCTAGATCCATTAGGGGGAGAGCGGTTTCATTTGGAAATGGAGATTGCTAAACTTGCATATTCCAGTCGTGACTATTTCTTTGCTGATCCAGATCATATGGCATTTGACGCCAAGAAACTTCTTGAAACTGAGTATATTGATAAGCTTGCGGAACGAATAAATCGCAGGAGTGTTCTGCCCCGTCTTTCCCACCAATTTCTCTCACCTTCATCCGATACGGCTTATCTTAGTGTGGTTGATAAAAACGGAATGGCTGTTTCTTTGATTAACTCACTTTATCAAGGGTTTGGGTCAGGTTTTATAACTCCACACTCCGGGGTACTGTTACATTGTCGAGGGGCATGTTTTAGCCTCGAAAAAGGTCATCCAAATGAGCTTTCCGGGGGCAAGCGACCACTACATACAATCATTCCCGCCATGGCTCTCCAGAACGGGGTTCCTGCCTTGTGTTTTGGCGTCATGGGAGGAGGCTATCAACCCTGTGGCCATGCGCATGTTCTTGCTAATCTCTTGGAGTATGGGATGGACATACAAGAATCCATAGATTTACCGAGAATGTTTATCGACGAAAAAACGTTAGCGTTACAAGCTGAGGAGGGTATTCCTTTAAAAACAATAGAATACCTTGAAGGATTGGGGCATACCGTGAATCGGGTTCAAGTGCCATTGGGAGGCGGCCAGGGAATATTGATTAATCAAGACACGTGTGTTTTGACTGGTGGCTCCGACCCTCGCAAAGACGGGTTTGCATTGGGCTATTAG
- a CDS encoding O-succinylhomoserine sulfhydrylase: protein MTTEKKENWRLATKLVHAGTTRSSFGETSEALYLTQGYVYDSAEGAEARFLGEQEGYVYSRYANPTVSMFEQRMCELEGAEAARATASGMAAVNSAIMACVRAGDHFVAPKALFGSCRYIIEQLLPRFGVESTLIDGSDLEQWKAAIRPNTKAAFLESPTNPTLEVVDIQAVAEMVHAVGGRLIVDNVFATAMWQKPLQLGADVVIYSATKHIDGQGRCLGGVVLSDKKWIEEEFHDMFKHTGPSMSPFNAWVLLKGLETLPLRVEKQTVSAAKIADLLAEHSAVERVIYPGRSDHPQADIVRKQMAAGSTMVAFDIRGGKEAAFQFSNALNIIHLSNNLGDAKSLITHPATTTHQSVAEEARLELGISANTLRLSVGLEDTEDLLADVAQALAEL from the coding sequence ATGACAACAGAAAAAAAAGAAAACTGGAGACTGGCAACCAAGTTGGTACATGCTGGGACAACTCGATCCAGCTTTGGTGAAACGTCTGAAGCACTTTATCTGACTCAAGGCTATGTTTACGACAGTGCAGAAGGAGCAGAGGCACGCTTTCTTGGAGAGCAAGAAGGCTATGTATACTCTCGATATGCAAACCCCACGGTTTCTATGTTCGAACAGCGCATGTGTGAGCTTGAAGGTGCCGAAGCTGCGCGGGCGACAGCATCAGGTATGGCCGCAGTAAACTCTGCAATTATGGCTTGTGTTCGGGCTGGAGACCATTTTGTTGCACCTAAAGCTCTGTTCGGTTCCTGTCGCTATATCATCGAGCAGCTTTTGCCACGCTTTGGAGTAGAATCTACTCTTATTGATGGAAGCGATCTTGAGCAATGGAAGGCCGCAATTCGGCCAAATACCAAAGCCGCTTTTCTAGAGAGTCCCACAAACCCGACTCTGGAAGTGGTGGACATTCAGGCTGTTGCCGAGATGGTTCATGCTGTAGGAGGCCGTCTTATTGTCGATAACGTGTTTGCAACCGCCATGTGGCAAAAGCCGCTACAGTTGGGTGCAGATGTCGTCATATACTCGGCAACAAAGCATATTGATGGTCAGGGTCGCTGTTTGGGTGGTGTGGTGCTTTCAGACAAGAAGTGGATCGAGGAAGAGTTCCATGACATGTTTAAGCACACCGGGCCGTCAATGAGTCCGTTTAATGCATGGGTGCTCCTTAAGGGATTGGAAACATTACCGCTTCGCGTTGAGAAACAGACCGTATCAGCTGCAAAGATCGCCGATCTTCTTGCGGAGCACTCTGCTGTTGAGCGCGTTATTTACCCCGGACGGTCCGACCATCCTCAAGCTGATATTGTTCGAAAACAGATGGCAGCTGGGTCTACAATGGTTGCCTTTGATATTCGAGGGGGGAAAGAGGCAGCATTTCAATTCTCTAATGCACTGAATATTATCCACCTCTCCAATAACCTTGGGGATGCTAAGAGCCTGATTACCCATCCCGCAACGACAACACACCAGAGCGTTGCGGAAGAAGCCCGCCTTGAGTTGGGAATTTCCGCTAATACTCTGCGTTTGTCTGTCGGTTTGGAAGATACAGAAGACTTGCTTGCTGACGTCGCTCAGGCTCTCGCAGAGTTATAA
- the guaD gene encoding guanine deaminase: MTTKAIRGTYLTFTGDPFRSSLEEVMKVESDGIILIEGEKIKDLGPAEDMLKKLPEGTEVTEYKDSVIMAGFIDSHVHYPQTQIIGAYGEQLIEWLNNYTFIAEQQFANKDHASRVAEVFLREQLRAGTTSVATFCTVYPGSVDAFFEASERLNMRNIAGKVMMDRNAPEALCDTAKMSYDDSKALIEKWHNKGRQMYAVTPRFAPTSTPEQLEAAGALWNEHKGTFMQTHVSENVNEVAWVKDLYPEHEGYLDVYDKFGLCGDRALFGHGIHLTEKELSRLSETGGTITHCPTSNFFLGSGFLNVHNAKKNERPVRVGLATDLGAGTSFSILQTLNETYKAAQLNGNALSAGHAFYMATRGTAESMCLDDKIGHLAPGMEADIVVLDLKSTPAIDFRMSFAKDFEEQLFILMTLGDDRATRATYVAGDVVYDRGAEAVTGKNAVFA, translated from the coding sequence ATGACAACAAAAGCGATCCGCGGTACTTACCTTACATTTACTGGTGATCCGTTCCGCTCTTCTCTAGAAGAAGTGATGAAGGTTGAGAGTGACGGTATCATTCTTATCGAGGGTGAAAAGATTAAAGATCTTGGCCCTGCGGAAGACATGCTTAAGAAACTCCCAGAGGGTACTGAAGTAACAGAATACAAAGATTCTGTTATTATGGCTGGCTTTATTGACTCTCACGTGCACTATCCGCAGACGCAGATTATTGGTGCGTATGGTGAGCAGCTCATTGAATGGCTTAACAACTACACATTCATCGCTGAGCAACAGTTTGCAAATAAAGACCATGCTTCACGTGTTGCTGAAGTATTCCTTCGTGAGCAACTTCGTGCAGGTACAACATCTGTTGCAACGTTCTGTACTGTATATCCAGGTTCAGTGGATGCCTTCTTCGAAGCTTCTGAACGCCTGAACATGCGTAACATCGCTGGTAAAGTGATGATGGACCGTAACGCTCCAGAAGCTCTGTGTGATACAGCCAAGATGAGCTACGACGACTCTAAAGCCCTTATTGAGAAGTGGCACAATAAAGGTCGTCAGATGTATGCGGTTACTCCGCGCTTTGCTCCGACTTCTACTCCAGAACAGCTGGAAGCAGCCGGTGCATTGTGGAATGAGCATAAAGGCACGTTCATGCAAACTCACGTTTCTGAAAACGTGAATGAAGTTGCATGGGTTAAAGACCTGTACCCAGAGCATGAAGGTTATTTGGACGTATACGACAAGTTCGGTCTATGTGGTGATCGTGCCCTGTTCGGTCATGGCATCCACCTGACAGAAAAAGAACTTTCTCGCCTTTCTGAAACCGGTGGTACAATCACCCATTGTCCAACATCCAACTTCTTCTTGGGCTCAGGCTTCCTGAACGTTCATAACGCAAAGAAAAATGAACGCCCAGTACGTGTTGGTTTGGCGACAGACCTTGGTGCAGGTACAAGCTTCTCCATCTTGCAGACATTGAACGAAACCTACAAAGCAGCTCAGCTGAATGGTAACGCTCTTTCTGCTGGTCACGCATTCTATATGGCAACACGCGGCACAGCAGAATCCATGTGCCTCGATGACAAAATCGGCCATTTGGCCCCTGGCATGGAAGCCGACATTGTTGTTTTGGACCTTAAGTCCACACCAGCAATCGATTTCCGCATGTCCTTCGCAAAAGACTTCGAAGAGCAGCTCTTCATTCTCATGACACTGGGTGACGACCGCGCAACTCGCGCAACATACGTTGCAGGTGACGTGGTCTATGACCGCGGTGCAGAAGCCGTAACCGGCAAAAACGCTGTTTTCGCATAA
- a CDS encoding YigZ family protein: MADLFTVSREWTAELEEKKSRFLATLIPYESFDERLNQLREEHRKANHHVTAFRNVLEDGRIVESGKDDGEPAGTSGMPTLKTMIGAKLVNCGVIITRYFGGTKLGTGGLARAYSGAANLVISGAELHPWYPIITKTVTASFAKSAELERKIAGLCLTVLDRNFTENGVTLTVEGPKATIQKL; encoded by the coding sequence ATGGCCGATCTTTTTACGGTCTCCAGAGAGTGGACAGCGGAACTGGAAGAAAAAAAGTCCCGCTTCCTTGCGACCCTTATTCCCTATGAAAGCTTTGATGAGCGTCTCAATCAGCTTCGTGAAGAGCACCGAAAGGCAAACCACCACGTAACCGCCTTCCGCAACGTTCTCGAAGACGGGCGCATCGTTGAAAGTGGTAAGGATGATGGAGAACCGGCAGGAACTTCTGGAATGCCTACGCTTAAAACGATGATCGGCGCAAAGTTGGTGAATTGCGGTGTCATTATTACACGCTATTTTGGCGGGACCAAACTAGGAACAGGAGGGCTTGCCAGAGCTTACTCAGGCGCGGCCAATTTGGTTATATCTGGAGCAGAGCTTCATCCTTGGTATCCCATCATCACCAAGACAGTCACCGCGAGCTTTGCAAAAAGTGCCGAACTTGAGCGGAAAATTGCAGGTCTCTGCCTGACTGTTTTAGATAGAAATTTTACAGAAAACGGTGTCACTTTGACAGTAGAGGGCCCCAAAGCAACAATTCAGAAACTCTAA
- a CDS encoding DinB family protein, with amino-acid sequence MSPINYFAIQAYNNAWANHRLLKICGELSPFDLEEERQNFFPTIIETLNHILTVDWYYISALEGESIGFTAFEPEIPFKKLPKLMEAQKKADQRLITICREASSETLLSTVEIKRAKSSQFERFDRVLMHLLQHQIHHRGQIHAMLSGTSTRPPQLDEFYLDDPQERKDRAPELAAIGLSEELVWETM; translated from the coding sequence ATGTCGCCGATCAATTATTTCGCTATACAAGCCTACAACAACGCTTGGGCAAACCATCGACTTCTTAAAATCTGCGGTGAGCTATCACCCTTTGATCTTGAAGAGGAAAGGCAAAACTTTTTTCCAACTATTATTGAAACACTCAACCACATCCTGACGGTAGACTGGTACTACATCAGTGCTCTGGAGGGAGAGAGTATCGGCTTTACGGCTTTTGAACCTGAAATTCCATTTAAGAAGCTTCCCAAGCTCATGGAAGCACAGAAGAAGGCTGACCAACGGTTAATCACAATCTGTCGTGAGGCCTCTTCAGAAACGCTCCTGAGTACAGTAGAGATCAAACGCGCCAAGAGTAGTCAGTTTGAGCGTTTCGATCGTGTACTCATGCATTTGCTTCAACACCAGATACACCACCGCGGTCAAATACATGCCATGCTGTCTGGGACAAGTACCAGGCCGCCACAACTGGACGAGTTCTATTTGGATGATCCGCAGGAGCGGAAAGACAGGGCGCCTGAACTTGCTGCTATTGGATTAAGTGAAGAACTGGTTTGGGAAACCATGTAG
- the phaR gene encoding polyhydroxyalkanoate synthesis repressor PhaR has translation MTNTGDATIIKKYANRRLYNTGTSSYVTLEDLAVMVKNEEDFTVHDAKSGEDITRSVLTQIIFDQENKGQNLLPITFLRQLIRFYGDSMQNMVPSYLEYTMSSLTKEQDKIRKQMSDAFGTSAFGVIEEQVKRNAEMFDRAMKMFNPFDGSEMGVGAQTRPEENEPKPTPSSQPDLTDVQKQLAEMQKKIDALAQAKK, from the coding sequence ATGACAAATACTGGCGACGCCACCATCATCAAGAAGTACGCGAACAGGCGTCTTTATAACACCGGAACCAGCTCGTATGTGACGCTGGAAGATCTGGCGGTGATGGTGAAGAATGAAGAGGACTTTACTGTACATGATGCAAAAAGTGGTGAAGATATTACACGTTCTGTTTTAACTCAGATTATTTTTGATCAAGAAAATAAAGGACAGAACCTGCTGCCTATTACGTTTCTACGCCAGTTGATTCGTTTTTATGGTGATTCAATGCAAAACATGGTGCCAAGCTATCTTGAGTACACGATGTCTTCGCTTACCAAAGAACAGGACAAAATCCGCAAACAAATGTCAGATGCATTTGGGACTTCTGCGTTCGGCGTGATTGAAGAGCAGGTAAAGCGCAATGCGGAAATGTTTGACCGCGCCATGAAGATGTTTAACCCATTTGATGGGAGCGAAATGGGGGTGGGTGCTCAAACAAGGCCAGAGGAAAATGAACCAAAGCCTACGCCCTCAAGTCAGCCAGATCTTACTGATGTTCAAAAACAACTTGCAGAAATGCAGAAAAAAATAGACGCTTTAGCTCAAGCGAAGAAATAG
- a CDS encoding acetyl-CoA C-acetyltransferase, which translates to MSNPLDVVIVAATRTPVGSFNGSFANTPASDLGAAVIKSALEKAQVAPTDVNEVVFGQVLTAGQGQNPARQAAVKAGLPESSTAWLLNQVCGSGLRTVAVGMQQIQSGDAQIIVAGGQENMSLSPHCQHLRNGVKMGDYKMIDSMIKDGLWDAFHDYHMGQTAENVATKYEIPRSQQDEFAVASQNKAEAAQKAGKFKDEITPITVKERRSERIVEDDEYIRHGATLEAMAKLRPAFAKGGSVTAANASGLNDGAAALVLMSAEEAQKRGLAPLARIASWATAGVEASLMGTGPIPASQKALEKAGWKAEELDLVEANEAFAAQACAVNKGLNLDPSKVNVNGGAIAIGHPIGASGARILVTLLHEMKRSDAKKGLATLCIGGGMGVAMCVERI; encoded by the coding sequence ATGAGTAATCCCCTTGACGTCGTCATTGTCGCTGCAACGCGTACTCCTGTAGGGTCGTTCAATGGTTCATTTGCCAATACTCCTGCAAGTGACCTTGGCGCAGCAGTTATAAAATCCGCCTTGGAAAAAGCACAAGTTGCCCCAACGGATGTAAACGAAGTTGTGTTTGGACAGGTTCTTACAGCAGGTCAGGGACAAAACCCGGCCCGGCAGGCAGCGGTTAAGGCCGGTCTTCCAGAAAGCTCCACGGCTTGGTTGCTGAACCAAGTGTGTGGCTCAGGTTTGCGTACAGTTGCAGTGGGCATGCAACAAATCCAATCCGGTGATGCACAAATCATTGTAGCTGGCGGACAGGAAAACATGTCCTTGTCTCCTCACTGCCAACATCTTCGCAATGGCGTAAAGATGGGTGACTACAAAATGATTGATTCCATGATCAAAGATGGTCTGTGGGATGCCTTCCATGATTACCACATGGGTCAGACGGCAGAAAATGTTGCTACTAAATACGAAATTCCGCGCTCCCAGCAGGACGAGTTTGCAGTTGCATCCCAAAATAAAGCTGAGGCTGCTCAAAAGGCTGGAAAGTTCAAAGACGAAATCACGCCAATCACCGTCAAAGAGCGTAGATCCGAGCGTATCGTTGAAGATGATGAGTATATCCGTCACGGAGCTACACTAGAAGCTATGGCCAAGCTGCGCCCAGCTTTCGCCAAGGGTGGTTCCGTTACCGCCGCTAACGCCTCTGGCCTCAATGATGGAGCAGCGGCACTCGTGCTTATGTCCGCAGAAGAAGCTCAAAAACGAGGTCTGGCACCTCTTGCCCGCATTGCCTCTTGGGCAACAGCTGGTGTGGAAGCTTCACTGATGGGGACAGGGCCAATCCCTGCTTCCCAAAAAGCGCTTGAGAAAGCTGGCTGGAAAGCTGAAGAACTCGACTTGGTTGAAGCCAACGAAGCATTTGCGGCTCAAGCCTGTGCAGTCAACAAAGGGCTGAACCTTGACCCATCCAAAGTTAACGTGAACGGTGGCGCGATCGCAATCGGTCATCCTATAGGAGCATCAGGCGCACGTATACTTGTAACATTGTTGCATGAAATGAAAAGAAGTGACGCAAAGAAAGGTCTAGCAACTCTGTGCATTGGCGGCGGAATGGGTGTCGCTATGTGTGTAGAGCGCATTTAA